A stretch of DNA from Anopheles ziemanni chromosome 3, idAnoZiCoDA_A2_x.2, whole genome shotgun sequence:
ATAGCAGTGCTCGAAAATAGTCGATAGAAACGTTTGCATACGCCCGAAAGCTGTCGGGGGCATCTTTTGCGATGGATCGAACGGATCCTGTAACACCGGTGACACACCGAGGAGTTGCTTTTTCTCGTGCTCCTGCATGCCATTCGCATTGCGGAACGATTCCGTAAACGATTGCAACGCGTCAGGCTTCCAGAGCTCATTAAGGACGCGCATCAACGAAAGGATATGCGATAGCAATGGCACTACGTGTGAGGTGGCCGGATTACGACAGATGGGGTTACCAGACTCGGTGAGGGCTACAACAAACCCGCCCCGCGAACATCGATCCGGATCATCCGGCCACGAGCAACGCTTGATGACGCCAAGGACGAGGTTCAGTGCGTACGTGAGCTGCCGCCGGTTAAAGTTGTACGGATCTTCGATAGAAGTGGAGCCCGGTTCGATGGACGGTTTGTTCAGGCCAACAAAGTCGATGAAGGTGTGCGCATTCTCCACAGCCGGTGCCAACAGACAGCCCCAAAGGGACACAGCTTCCCGGATCACCTCCGCAACGAAACCTCTTTGCCGTTCGAAATCGCAGAAATGATTCGATATCAATAGCAGCGCCTCCAATAGCGTCACCTGTTCCACTTTGCTCAACTGATCCGGTTGCCGAATGAGGTTCTGAACGCTCGTGTTGATCTGGTCGAATATCGGCAGCAGCAATAGTGGGTATTTGTGTGCGATCTTTACCATCAGTGAAGCTGCATGCCTTCGAAGGTTTTTAACCGCCGTCGAGCGCGCTTGGCGCGTTTCGCCTGGAGCCTGGAAAACGAGGGCAGCGAAAACCTTTTCCAAAACACGCGGTAAGAGCTGCACACCGGTCATGGCAACACAGTTTGCCGCCGTGATCTGGCACGAGGACATGCTGAGAAATACGAACAGCGAGGAAATGCACGAGAGAAGCACGGACAGGATGAGCGGATCGGTCGAATCCACCTTCAAACATTCTTCGAGCAAGCGGAGGCCTGCAGCAACCGAGGGCCGCTCGGTGACCATCAGAATTCGAGACAATACACCATCGAGGACGTTAGTTAGTGCATCCCACTCGAGGTAAACCGGATCGGAGACGGTGCAAGTGGTATTCCTTTCCGTAGTGGACGTTTTTTGAAGCCTTGCGTTCAACCAGGACTCGCAGTAAGAGAACGTCACCAGCGGTGATGTCAGCGTCGCTTGACGAAAGATTTCCAGAAAATCCGTCCTGCAGCGGAAAAAGAACACTAGCCATTCCTCTTCCCCGTCGTAGTCTAGGCTAGCGAATGTTTGCGGATGCATTGTGACTTCCGTCGGCCGGGTAACTGGATAGTTTACCTTTATGATCTTCGGACCGATGACCTCGATCACCTTTGGAATGTACTCGAGCACCATGTGCTCCTTCGAAATCTGCTCATGTTTCAGCAGGCTTGTCCAAATCAGTGCAGCCGGATGGGCGAGGCTGTAGCTCGAATGGCGAGTGAAAATCAGCACCGTAGCCAGAAAGGTAGCCAAGCATTGAGGTCGAATCGGTTGGCAATCCTCTTTACCCCACAGAGTTGTTAACTGGGAGGCTAATCCGGTAAGCACTTGAACAAGCTTCTTCAGGAACTGGTAGTACGCCTCCGTTCCGAGTCGTTCGTTCTGTGTTGCAGCCTGATACAAATGTTCCACAGGAGCTTCCTCGAAGAGAAGCAGCAGCGGCTTGCGATCCTTCAGCTGCCCTCGACGGTTCGCTATTTGCCCAAGGCACTCCGCTGAAGGCTGCTGGAACTCGACGTCAGTAAGCAGGATACATAAGATTTGGAGTAACCGGCCGTTGGATGCCACGATGTGATTGATAGAGACCCATTCTACGAAGCCGGTCAACGTTTGCAGTGCAACCTGGACAACACGACTGTGCCCGAGAGCCTTATGCTTATCCCCCACCGAGGTTGCGTTTCGAAATTCGTTCACATGCAGTTCTATTAGCCGGAGGAAAAAGTCGAATATCTCGGACATGTTTACCGTCAGCGCCTGATATATATCCTTCCGCCGCTGGTTGGATTCGATCGTCTGCAGCAGCGCCACATCTTCGACCAGGCGAAGAAAAACCAGCAGCACAAGCTCCGTTTGAGCGGTCCCGTTCGAACATGCGTTGCTCAACTCGGCTAGCAGTGTTGTCCATTGCTGAGGCCACTCGCGCTTAATCATTTCTACGATGATCCGCGCCACGCCATCCTTGATGTGCGCCAGATTTACATCTTGCGCTTCCCCGACACCGGCGTTCAACAATTTCATCGCATTTTCTTTGATGAAGATTTTTTCCTGCTGTGAAATGCTGTTCCATTTGAACTTGATCGTATGCTCCATCAGTTGCAAACCGAAATGTCGAACTATGGGAGGAAAGTTGCCCGTTACCAGCGAAAGTCCAGCTTGGGCGCAGAGCGGAGAGATATCTTTGAACCTGAAACagaaagcaaaacattaaTCTAAATTCAAAGAATCCCTCAATCAAGTAATCAAGATAAATACTGTTCACATGCAACGTAGGCATCCATCCTTGCTTCCGATGTTGCTTCTGGATCCATGGTGATCTTGACTGCACGAGCCAACTCATTGGCCAGTTCTGCCACCTCGTGGGCCATTTCCATCGACGGTACAGTAGTACAGTAAGAACGCAGGGGTTCTTCCTCGATACGTTGAAAGGGTGGATGGCCGCGAGAGCGCGGGAATAAATTTTAGGCTTTGCGACGCGCACTGATCAGGTTCACTCGCTGGCAGGAAGTTTGCACTATGTGATCGGCTAACTAGATTGAAAGCAGAAAACATGATTTCATTGTAACCTCTACATCATCGGTGAAAAACAGTTCAACAAAGTTCATGATTGGCAGTACGTTGCACACTGTCCGGGAGCATTTCAACATTGAATTATAGTAGTGCATTGTTTATATCTCCAGTTTTTGACTCATGCTCCACGAAGAACGCCaatgcaaaaatgtgtttccccCATCATCTTGCCCACCGTGACTTCCAGTATGAAGCATGCATGGGTTGCCGTAGGCCTTTGGAATTGGTACATAAACTGGAAGCTTTGGAACTTACCGCACACTTGTCCTGGTATGCTTATGCTAACACTTCACCATTTCTTATGCTAGTTCACTgggtttttcacttttcctcaAACGTGGACAGCGAATATGGAAAATTTGTCGCACGAACTAAACTTGTAAACGCGGTCTCGCAGCGAaatcttcttctcttcttgcGCGTCCCCCTTTTCTTTGGCTCTACCAACGACATCTGCTTCTGTCTAAAAAAACTTCAGTT
This window harbors:
- the LOC131289620 gene encoding exportin-5 is translated as MEMAHEVAELANELARAVKITMDPEATSEARMDAYVACEQFKDISPLCAQAGLSLVTGNFPPIVRHFGLQLMEHTIKFKWNSISQQEKIFIKENAMKLLNAGVGEAQDVNLAHIKDGVARIIVEMIKREWPQQWTTLLAELSNACSNGTAQTELVLLVFLRLVEDVALLQTIESNQRRKDIYQALTVNMSEIFDFFLRLIELHVNEFRNATSVGDKHKALGHSRVVQVALQTLTGFVEWVSINHIVASNGRLLQILCILLTDVEFQQPSAECLGQIANRRGQLKDRKPLLLLFEEAPVEHLYQAATQNERLGTEAYYQFLKKLVQVLTGLASQLTTLWGKEDCQPIRPQCLATFLATVLIFTRHSSYSLAHPAALIWTSLLKHEQISKEHMVLEYIPKVIEVIGPKIIKVNYPVTRPTEVTMHPQTFASLDYDGEEEWLVFFFRCRTDFLEIFRQATLTSPLVTFSYCESWLNARLQKTSTTERNTTCTVSDPVYLEWDALTNVLDGVLSRILMVTERPSVAAGLRLLEECLKVDSTDPLILSVLLSCISSLFVFLSMSSCQITAANCVAMTGVQLLPRVLEKVFAALVFQAPGETRQARSTAVKNLRRHAASLMVKIAHKYPLLLLPIFDQINTSVQNLIRQPDQLSKVEQVTLLEALLLISNHFCDFERQRGFVAEVIREAVSLWGCLLAPAVENAHTFIDFVGLNKPSIEPGSTSIEDPYNFNRRQLTYALNLVLGVIKRCSWPDDPDRCSRGGFVVALTESGNPICRNPATSHVVPLLSHILSLMRVLNELWKPDALQSFTESFRNANGMQEHEKKQLLGVSPVLQDPFDPSQKMPPTAFGRMQTFLSTIFEHCYHMMGSAGPSLGRDLYALPGIANAIIGTVFSSLEYVPDFRLRTIVRVFLKPFIYSCPPVFHEAVLLPIFAHVSPFMLTRLTARWHYITSLYESGELGEDVSDTQEVLEDMLNRTFTREYIDVLKVALVGSAVDPTANVAGDAAMASGMDHDDQSMDGPPQALTRAAQSAMTSEVISDLGAKLLRNQYTCNPIVMTVLSVLSWNDSTSSLKATLLSGPIIRFLATEQLVTEPLASNIIIAVLKALQLHGQHESNQTSLISLGVQAYEILRPKFPNILEVLQQIPNVSAADIQKLDEKIALGGTKGNKIDKAKKDLFKKITSQIIGRNIGQHGRKEVKILNLPPIVPPPNNQRSHAFNLIETNQETGLAHLFTRRS